In Fusarium verticillioides 7600 chromosome 4, whole genome shotgun sequence, the following proteins share a genomic window:
- a CDS encoding heme-binding peroxidase, with the protein MASIDKPLPQTQASKPGDFEAVRKSIIDLLRQPDYDDGSAGPVLVRLAWHSSGTYDVATDTGGSNGAGMRYEAEGGDPANAGLQNARLFLEPLKRLHPWITYSDLWTLAGVTAIRAMGGPEVDWLPGRTDFTDDSKIPPRGRLPDAAQGADHIRDIFYRMGFNDREIVALSGAHSLGRCHTENSGFEGKWVNNPTRFSNQYFRLLLSEKWTEKTVPESGVTQFSSVDPDTEEELMMLPTDMALTTDPEFSKYVRLYAEDKEMFFNDFKAAFAKLLELGIARDAEGNITNSDNEKGGYRSAPKKSDSVSTHAEFGQGAKTNGCPVMHARAKL; encoded by the exons ATGGCCAGTATCGATAAGCCACTACCTCAAACCCAGGCCTCAAAACCTGGGGACTTCGAAGCTGTCAGAAAGTCTATCATTGATCTCCTCCGCCAGCCTGACTATGACGATGGAAGTGCCGGCCCTGTTCTTGTGCGCCTAGCCTG GCACTCTTCTGGCACATATGACGTAGCAACAGATACTGGAGGCTCAAACGGCGCTGGCATGCGCTACGAGGCCGAGGGTGGTGATCCCGCCAACGCCGGCCTTCAGAATGCTCGCCTCTTCCTAGAGCCCCTCAAGCGTCTTCACCCATGGATCACATACTCAGACCTATGGACGCTTGCCGGAGTAACGGCCATCCGAGCCATGGGCGGTCCCGAAGTCGATTGGCTTCCAGGGCGAACCGATTTTACCGATGACAGCAAGATTCCACCTCGCGGCCGTCTTCCTGACGCGGCTCAAGGAGCAGACCATATCCGAGACATCTTCTACCGAATGGGATTTAACGACCGGGAGATTGTCGCCCTCAGTGGCGCGCACAGTCTTGGACGATGCCATACGGAAAACTCGGGATTCGAGGGGAAATGGGTCAACAATCCGACACGATTCTCAAATCAATATTTCCGCCTCCTGCTGTCTGAGAAGTGGACCGAGAAGACAGTCCCTGAATCTGGTGTTACTCAGTTCTCTTCTGTTGACCCTGACACAGAAGaggagttgatgatgctccCAACCGATATGGCTCTCACGACAGACCCTGAGTTCTCCAAGTACGTGCGTCTATATGCTGAAGACAAGGAGATGTTCTTCAACGACTTCAAAGCAGCATTCGCcaagctgctggagctgggaaTAGCAAGAGATGCAGAAGGAAACATTACGAACAGCGATAACGAGAAGGGGGGATATAGAAGCGcgccgaagaagagcgaTTCGGTCTCAACACATGCAGAGTTCGGACAAGGGGCCAAGACAAATGGTTGTCCTGTTATGCACGCCAGGGCAAAGCTCTGA